A genomic segment from Leptospira perdikensis encodes:
- a CDS encoding Re/Si-specific NAD(P)(+) transhydrogenase subunit alpha: MKIGVIKEPSYENRVAITPDVVEPLKKLGFTVSVETTAGDNAYFSDKDYKDVGATVESRDAILSGSDIVVSIHTLDEASAKKIGKDKIYIATLSPLAFPKKVKEIANASFKIFSMDTIPRITRAQSMDVLSSQATVSGYKAVLLAASNYSRFFPMLTTAAGTITPARVLILGAGVAGLQAIATSRRLGAVVDVFDTRPEVKEQCMSLGAKFVEVEGAADASNTGGYAVVQSEDYQRRQKEAIAKFAEKADIIITTALIPGKKAPVLITKEMVDTMRQGSVIVDLAAVNGGNCEITENDKTIVYKGITVIGNSNLQSTQPMDASKMYAKNIVNFLKLFVNKEKQFNINLEDEIINACMIAENGVVRHKPTLALLGE; encoded by the coding sequence ATGAAAATAGGCGTAATCAAAGAACCATCTTATGAAAACCGAGTGGCAATCACTCCGGACGTTGTCGAACCTTTGAAAAAGTTAGGTTTTACTGTTTCAGTTGAAACAACTGCAGGGGACAATGCATATTTCTCCGACAAAGATTATAAAGATGTTGGTGCTACAGTAGAATCAAGAGATGCAATTCTTTCTGGATCTGACATCGTGGTATCTATCCATACATTGGATGAAGCAAGTGCCAAAAAGATTGGAAAAGATAAAATCTACATCGCAACTCTCTCCCCTCTTGCTTTCCCCAAAAAAGTAAAAGAAATCGCAAATGCTTCTTTCAAAATTTTCTCTATGGATACCATTCCACGAATCACACGTGCACAGTCCATGGACGTTCTCAGTAGCCAAGCAACCGTTTCTGGATACAAAGCTGTTTTACTTGCGGCTTCCAACTACAGTCGTTTTTTTCCAATGTTAACAACAGCTGCTGGAACTATCACACCTGCAAGAGTCCTCATTCTAGGTGCTGGTGTTGCTGGTTTACAAGCCATTGCAACTTCTCGCCGATTAGGAGCAGTGGTAGATGTATTTGATACAAGACCTGAAGTGAAAGAACAATGTATGTCTCTTGGAGCCAAATTTGTGGAAGTTGAAGGTGCTGCGGATGCATCGAATACCGGTGGTTATGCGGTTGTACAATCAGAAGACTACCAACGTCGGCAAAAAGAAGCAATTGCGAAATTTGCTGAAAAAGCAGATATCATCATTACTACAGCTCTTATTCCTGGAAAAAAAGCACCAGTACTCATCACCAAAGAAATGGTAGATACAATGAGACAAGGTTCAGTCATTGTTGACTTAGCTGCAGTCAATGGTGGTAACTGTGAAATTACAGAAAATGATAAAACTATCGTTTATAAAGGGATCACTGTGATTGGAAATTCTAATCTGCAAAGTACCCAACCAATGGACGCAAGTAAAATGTATGCAAAGAACATTGTGAACTTCCTAAAACTTTTTGTGAATAAAGAAAAACAATTCAACATCAACTTAGAAGATGAAATCATCAATGCTTGTATGATTGCAGAAAATGGAGTGGTTCGTCACAAACCTACTTTAGCACTTCTCGGAGAGTAA
- a CDS encoding DUF1577 domain-containing protein: MINRVKIHFDQEREYLPLEAVRALPEFFKQMMAGNGLFLKGYDTPIRVKFKGERPDGAHIWELETVPELIETIFSVQATPGFHVEVDYELINQKDNLLLGKIIDRRQTYATRQDPRNEKVRGNAVASNFLVAKTNIDFSKLTGVSSQVILSDIQRTVLKNYPQSKVVFLSGSTHSDEIDLMKEHKKPIFILDTETFESFPSEDVFDPKKTFEDDFLLDDKIQEYKKKKIGSYIYYPLFIQMKDMHFFAYLSFETERSGIPGEVLDLFKEVERTFQERIMDSNTHILDIKQNVLNVSRGGVALEVNDMEIIKALKVKPTFTLDINFKLQAPIRMAIELRHLEEVNDYFRLGGRITGVSGDKKAKEIYHSLIEFFA; encoded by the coding sequence ATGATCAATCGTGTTAAAATTCATTTCGACCAAGAAAGAGAGTATCTTCCGTTAGAAGCGGTACGTGCTTTACCTGAATTTTTTAAACAAATGATGGCTGGGAATGGATTGTTTCTCAAAGGATACGACACTCCGATTCGAGTAAAGTTCAAAGGGGAGAGACCGGATGGGGCACATATCTGGGAACTAGAAACAGTTCCAGAATTAATCGAAACTATTTTTTCCGTACAAGCAACTCCTGGATTTCATGTTGAGGTCGATTATGAACTGATCAACCAAAAGGACAACCTCCTTCTCGGAAAAATTATCGATCGTAGACAAACTTATGCTACAAGACAAGATCCTAGAAATGAGAAAGTTCGCGGTAATGCAGTAGCTTCAAACTTTTTAGTCGCTAAAACAAATATTGATTTTTCTAAACTAACTGGCGTTAGTTCACAGGTGATTCTTTCTGATATCCAGCGAACGGTTTTAAAAAATTACCCACAATCAAAAGTGGTCTTTCTTTCTGGGTCAACCCACAGCGATGAAATTGATTTGATGAAGGAACATAAAAAACCAATTTTTATATTAGATACAGAAACTTTTGAATCCTTTCCTTCGGAGGATGTATTCGATCCTAAAAAAACATTTGAAGATGATTTTTTATTGGATGATAAAATTCAAGAGTACAAAAAGAAAAAAATCGGCTCCTATATTTATTACCCGTTATTTATCCAAATGAAAGATATGCATTTTTTTGCATATCTTTCATTTGAAACCGAAAGATCAGGTATCCCAGGCGAAGTACTGGATTTGTTTAAAGAGGTTGAACGTACGTTTCAAGAAAGAATTATGGACTCAAATACCCATATTCTTGATATCAAACAAAACGTTCTCAACGTTTCCCGAGGTGGAGTCGCCTTGGAAGTTAACGATATGGAAATTATCAAAGCACTGAAAGTGAAACCTACATTTACTTTAGATATTAACTTTAAATTACAGGCACCGATCCGAATGGCAATTGAACTACGCCATCTGGAAGAGGTGAATGACTATTTTAGGTTGGGTGGAAGGATCACAGGTGTCAGCGGAGATAAAAAAGCCAAAGAGATTTACCATAGTCTAATTGAATTTTTTGCCTAA
- a CDS encoding phosphatase PAP2 family protein produces the protein MNLISAIDLKLSIWIQKNLHHPKLSWVLSRVNRGEMFALVLLPLMFLSDLYKPVYFSLPFVLIFTYLTDRLVLVLKKYFARKRPLVSVMGKVDSNPDMKHSFPSAHSANSIVVSTILVFAFHETPYFFFFSLFAGVGRLITLHHFVSDIVGGWIIGFGIGLIAVLFHYYLWSYCLTL, from the coding sequence ATGAATTTGATTTCTGCCATTGATTTAAAATTATCTATTTGGATTCAAAAGAACTTACACCACCCGAAACTTAGTTGGGTTTTGTCCCGAGTCAATCGCGGGGAAATGTTTGCGCTTGTATTGTTGCCACTTATGTTTCTAAGTGATCTTTACAAACCGGTTTACTTTAGTTTACCTTTTGTTTTGATTTTCACTTACCTTACAGATCGTTTGGTTTTGGTTTTGAAAAAATACTTCGCCAGAAAACGTCCTCTTGTCAGTGTTATGGGAAAAGTGGATTCCAATCCTGATATGAAACATTCGTTTCCTTCTGCACATAGTGCCAATTCGATTGTTGTATCGACGATTTTGGTATTTGCTTTTCACGAAACTCCCTATTTCTTTTTTTTCAGTTTGTTTGCCGGTGTGGGTAGATTAATCACCTTACACCATTTTGTAAGTGATATTGTGGGAGGATGGATCATTGGTTTTGGAATTGGACTTATTGCAGTTCTTTTTCATTATTATCTTTGGTCTTATTGTTTAACACTATGA
- a CDS encoding lysophospholipid acyltransferase family protein, which yields MKHIGYFFSFLIVYLFYFPFKILPYKWCLSYGIFLTKLLYPLDKKHQKVAADNIRFAFPDYSEDQIQNLVKAHYRHLGILLAHTLWAPRMTKKWLDENLIIDSESLQIEEETKKQGVGVILISGHFGTWEILVQFLGIRMKGGGIYKKVRNPFVDQLLRRMRSKNGVVLVPVQESTQVIKLLKQGYWIGFGADQNAGKAGIFVPFMNRQASTFVGPALMAYLTGAKMLYYSVLAGTDGKVIVRVKDLGFVDKKLYPSKDDVIRHYTELWTKTLEEEVKLFPEQYFWVHRRWRTQPQVTENN from the coding sequence ATGAAACATATTGGATATTTTTTCTCGTTTTTAATTGTTTATTTGTTCTATTTTCCTTTTAAGATTCTTCCATATAAGTGGTGTTTGTCGTATGGAATTTTTTTAACCAAACTTCTTTATCCACTTGATAAAAAACACCAAAAGGTTGCGGCCGATAACATCCGTTTCGCATTTCCAGACTATTCTGAAGACCAAATTCAAAATTTAGTGAAAGCTCATTATCGACATTTGGGTATCTTACTAGCTCATACACTTTGGGCTCCGCGAATGACAAAAAAATGGTTAGATGAAAATTTGATCATTGATTCAGAAAGTCTTCAAATAGAAGAAGAAACTAAAAAACAAGGAGTGGGAGTGATTTTGATTTCTGGTCACTTTGGAACTTGGGAAATTTTAGTTCAATTTTTGGGAATCAGAATGAAGGGCGGTGGGATCTATAAAAAAGTAAGAAATCCCTTTGTCGACCAGTTACTTCGTCGGATGCGTTCCAAAAATGGTGTAGTTCTTGTTCCTGTACAAGAATCGACACAAGTGATCAAACTTTTGAAACAAGGTTATTGGATTGGATTTGGTGCTGATCAGAATGCAGGAAAGGCAGGGATTTTTGTTCCCTTTATGAATCGGCAAGCATCTACTTTTGTTGGTCCGGCTCTTATGGCTTACTTAACTGGAGCTAAAATGTTGTATTATTCTGTGTTAGCTGGCACAGATGGTAAGGTGATCGTTCGAGTTAAGGATTTGGGTTTTGTGGATAAAAAACTTTATCCATCAAAAGATGATGTGATTCGGCATTATACAGAACTTTGGACAAAAACTTTGGAAGAAGAAGTAAAGTTGTTTCCGGAGCAATACTTTTGGGTCCACCGTCGTTGGAGAACCCAACCGCAAGTTACCGAAAACAATTAA
- the hisS gene encoding histidine--tRNA ligase codes for MKEQKLTTENYKGTRDFYPEDMRLRNYLFSVMKDVARSYGYEEYDGPMVESLDLYRAKTGEEIVGKQIYNFVDKGDREVAIRPEMTPTVARMVAKKLRDLPRPIRWFSIPNLWRYEQPGLGRLREHWQLNVDMFGVTSQRAELEILSLACDILFAFGAPRNSFKVTISHRSLLDEFLLDGLKVSPNQAHEVSKILDKKNKITEDEYIALVSKTIPNDPTAVSKINLFLAATTDTLNQIPGIKDETLNAIRTLFEDLKTIGLNDIVYFDPSVVRGFDYYTGFIFEIFDTSPQNKRSLYGGGRYDNLIGLFSNEELSGIGFGLGDVTLQNFLTAHNLLPNFSSDSTVYIPLLDETSFSENHNFARELRKEKIATEVSLVSQKMGKQLSYAEKKGYRWILLRGEDEIKAGTVTLKDMATRNQWSFSFSEALQKIKEELSK; via the coding sequence TTGAAAGAACAAAAACTAACTACAGAAAACTATAAAGGCACTCGGGATTTTTATCCTGAGGATATGCGCCTTCGAAACTACTTATTTTCGGTGATGAAAGATGTCGCCAGGTCTTATGGATACGAAGAGTATGATGGACCTATGGTCGAGTCTTTGGATTTATATAGAGCTAAAACTGGTGAAGAAATTGTAGGTAAACAAATTTACAATTTTGTTGATAAGGGAGATCGCGAGGTAGCGATTCGTCCTGAAATGACACCGACTGTTGCAAGGATGGTGGCAAAAAAATTACGTGATCTTCCTCGACCCATTCGTTGGTTTTCCATTCCTAACCTTTGGCGATACGAACAACCAGGCCTTGGACGCCTTCGGGAACATTGGCAATTGAATGTGGATATGTTTGGTGTGACAAGCCAAAGAGCTGAATTGGAGATTTTGTCTTTAGCTTGCGATATACTTTTTGCCTTTGGCGCACCGAGAAATAGTTTTAAAGTTACCATTTCTCATAGGTCACTTCTCGATGAGTTTTTGTTAGATGGTTTAAAGGTAAGTCCAAACCAAGCACATGAAGTTTCAAAAATTTTAGACAAAAAAAACAAAATCACCGAAGACGAATATATTGCTCTAGTTTCGAAAACAATTCCGAACGATCCAACGGCTGTGTCGAAGATTAATTTGTTCTTAGCTGCGACAACTGATACATTGAATCAAATTCCGGGGATCAAAGACGAAACTTTAAATGCAATTCGTACTTTGTTTGAGGATCTTAAAACAATAGGATTGAATGACATTGTTTATTTTGATCCGTCAGTGGTTCGTGGGTTTGATTATTATACAGGTTTTATCTTTGAAATTTTTGATACCTCTCCGCAAAACAAACGTTCATTGTATGGTGGTGGAAGGTATGATAATTTAATTGGATTATTCTCCAATGAAGAACTTTCTGGAATTGGATTTGGACTTGGTGACGTAACTCTTCAGAATTTTTTGACCGCACATAACTTGTTACCGAATTTTTCCAGTGACTCGACAGTTTATATTCCGCTATTGGATGAGACTTCTTTTTCAGAGAATCATAACTTTGCCAGAGAACTCCGAAAGGAAAAAATTGCTACGGAGGTTTCTTTAGTTTCTCAAAAGATGGGAAAACAACTTTCTTATGCAGAAAAAAAGGGATACCGGTGGATTTTACTTCGTGGAGAAGATGAAATTAAAGCAGGAACAGTCACTCTGAAAGACATGGCAACTCGTAACCAATGGAGTTTTTCTTTTTCTGAAGCACTTCAAAAGATAAAAGAAGAGCTCTCTAAATGA
- a CDS encoding OmpA family protein — MKKFLISLIISAFPLLAQPLPKVKDVRFYQPLNTQNVEYNPIISPTGRYLVFQSNRPGGEGGMDIWISENLSFPDRMKLPVWSPPKNFRELNTTNFEGMFSILFDEEEKPYELYFTSVRDKTQADPKKNREGYDGLNLYYTKINQRTGLWSVPIHLNEVSSHFEDKMPAVSPDGCSMVFSSNRPGGLGGFDLWISKREPTTGTKEISPDKPKITCRDGVWQKPISMGTVINTKDDEISPNYHWDGLRLYFSSNRGDKNRKFSFYYSEYNELQNSFETPVLLGSPFNTKQQLSGESTGFPFDTPADYSTYSLWEESDNEGISVTFDDLWFYFSSNRPGGEGQFDIYRTMVPEDLRRSYEFVFRGLVLDGSEAIMIGLDSTLKIYDETRPIQVITSKRIGGDLSIADAENFRTTIKTGKLYRVEVSSPGFHPTEVLLDLRGNVGKNKEQYSQIILQPIRPIKEERPDKTIQGIRFIVKDRKTDLVIPNAICYYFDDLTRKGKSLEAKDARFDLDKSPTMDFEILVRAKGYKEETFLFSKDKISGMEGKETVLYLRNLNDFDNLYNTIIYFPFNERVLSDEDKKKLDLFADFLIHHKNEKVEIGGHTDNIGNKEYNISLSEDRALSVYQYMRLKGVPKERMKVQAYHYSQPIAENETEEGRSRNRRVNFKKID, encoded by the coding sequence AAGGTTTTACCAGCCACTCAACACACAAAATGTGGAATACAATCCCATCATTTCTCCAACAGGTCGATATCTGGTGTTCCAGTCGAACCGTCCGGGAGGTGAGGGGGGAATGGATATTTGGATTTCGGAAAATTTAAGTTTTCCCGACCGAATGAAATTGCCGGTTTGGTCTCCTCCTAAGAACTTTCGGGAATTAAATACAACGAATTTTGAAGGTATGTTTTCTATCCTCTTTGATGAAGAGGAAAAACCGTACGAACTGTACTTTACTTCTGTTCGAGATAAAACCCAAGCGGACCCCAAAAAAAATCGAGAAGGTTATGACGGTCTCAATTTATATTATACAAAAATAAATCAAAGAACTGGACTTTGGTCTGTTCCCATCCATCTGAACGAAGTCAGTTCACATTTTGAGGATAAAATGCCTGCTGTTTCACCTGATGGATGTTCTATGGTGTTTTCGTCTAATCGCCCAGGAGGACTTGGGGGTTTTGATCTCTGGATTTCTAAAAGAGAACCCACGACAGGAACAAAAGAAATCAGTCCAGATAAACCTAAAATTACTTGTAGAGATGGGGTCTGGCAAAAACCGATTTCGATGGGAACTGTCATTAACACAAAAGATGATGAAATTAGCCCCAATTACCATTGGGATGGCTTACGATTGTATTTCAGTTCGAATCGCGGTGATAAAAATCGTAAATTTAGTTTTTACTATAGTGAATACAATGAGTTACAAAATAGTTTTGAAACTCCCGTTTTGTTAGGATCTCCGTTTAATACCAAACAACAATTGTCAGGCGAATCTACTGGATTCCCTTTTGATACACCTGCTGATTATTCCACCTACAGTCTTTGGGAAGAAAGTGATAACGAAGGTATATCTGTTACCTTTGATGATTTATGGTTTTATTTCTCTTCCAACCGTCCGGGTGGAGAAGGCCAATTTGATATTTATAGAACGATGGTTCCTGAAGACCTACGTCGCAGTTATGAATTTGTATTCCGAGGGCTTGTACTCGATGGATCAGAAGCCATAATGATTGGTCTTGATTCGACTCTAAAAATTTATGATGAGACAAGACCCATTCAAGTGATCACTTCCAAACGGATTGGAGGAGATTTGTCCATTGCTGATGCGGAGAACTTTCGTACAACCATCAAAACAGGGAAATTGTATCGAGTGGAAGTTTCTTCTCCCGGATTTCATCCCACGGAAGTACTTTTGGATTTGAGGGGAAATGTGGGGAAAAATAAAGAACAATACTCACAGATCATTTTACAACCGATCCGCCCGATTAAAGAAGAACGACCTGATAAAACCATCCAAGGAATTCGTTTCATTGTCAAAGATAGGAAAACGGATCTTGTCATTCCTAACGCTATTTGTTATTACTTTGATGACTTAACTCGTAAAGGAAAATCTCTAGAAGCAAAAGATGCACGATTTGATTTAGATAAATCTCCTACGATGGATTTCGAAATTTTGGTAAGAGCCAAAGGATATAAAGAGGAAACCTTCCTCTTTTCCAAAGATAAAATTTCTGGAATGGAAGGGAAAGAAACCGTTCTTTATCTTAGAAATTTAAATGATTTTGACAATTTGTATAATACAATTATTTATTTCCCATTCAACGAACGGGTATTGAGTGATGAAGATAAGAAAAAATTGGATCTTTTTGCCGACTTCCTTATCCATCATAAGAACGAAAAAGTTGAAATTGGTGGACATACTGATAATATAGGGAATAAAGAATACAACATTAGCTTAAGCGAGGATAGAGCGCTTTCTGTTTATCAATACATGCGATTAAAAGGTGTTCCTAAGGAACGAATGAAGGTTCAGGCCTATCATTATTCCCAACCGATTGCAGAGAATGAAACGGAAGAAGGACGATCTCGCAATAGACGTGTGAATTTCAAAAAAATAGACTAG